A single region of the Pontimicrobium sp. SW4 genome encodes:
- the lepB gene encoding signal peptidase I, producing MTLTQWLIFILIIQVVHGLGTWKLYIKAGRQAWEAFIPVYNAVILMKIINRSPWWTILLFLPIINLIMFPVVWVETARSFGKNTYTDTFLAIVTLGFYNYYLNYVADVSYVENRDINPKSSSGEWVNSILFAIVAATLVHTYFIQPYTIPSSSLEKSLLVGDFLFVSKVNYGARIPMTTVAAPMVHDTIPVLKKKSYLFNDDITKKKTSWLNKLQLPYLRIPGFEKIDRNEIVVFNSPADSTDNIKYFTSLSNRNFNKPIDKKINLVKRCVGVPGDSLEVRDGFIYINGVKNELPDRAELQFSYFVQPKTNQFNPQLLKERYDITDDFDIINQQNTYYFSAISDEALSRFKNHPNVLSITPNKQEKGARDPNIFPHHPDYNWNNDFFGPLYIPEEGKTIDINLEVLPLYKRVIEEYEGNSLRVEGNQIFINNQLATNYTFKQNYYWMMGDNRHNSLDARAWGFVPFNHVVGKPVFIWMSWDGLKNPRWERFFTTVHGSGEPVSYLIPFLVLLFGYYGFKKWRKHKKANS from the coding sequence ATGACATTGACGCAATGGCTTATATTCATTTTAATAATTCAAGTAGTACATGGATTAGGAACTTGGAAGCTATATATAAAAGCAGGAAGACAAGCATGGGAAGCATTTATTCCTGTATACAATGCTGTTATTTTAATGAAGATTATTAATCGTTCACCTTGGTGGACAATATTGTTATTTCTTCCTATAATCAATCTTATCATGTTCCCAGTTGTTTGGGTAGAAACAGCTAGAAGTTTTGGCAAAAACACGTATACGGACACTTTTTTAGCAATTGTAACTCTTGGTTTTTACAACTATTACTTAAACTATGTAGCTGATGTTAGCTATGTTGAAAATAGAGACATCAACCCTAAATCATCGTCTGGTGAATGGGTTAACTCTATTCTATTTGCGATTGTTGCTGCAACACTTGTACACACCTATTTCATTCAGCCTTATACTATTCCTTCATCATCATTAGAAAAATCCTTGTTAGTAGGTGATTTTCTATTTGTAAGCAAAGTGAATTATGGTGCTAGAATCCCAATGACCACTGTCGCGGCACCAATGGTTCACGATACCATTCCTGTGCTTAAAAAGAAATCGTATTTATTTAACGATGATATTACTAAAAAGAAAACTTCATGGCTCAACAAATTACAGTTACCATATTTACGTATACCTGGATTTGAAAAAATAGACAGAAACGAAATAGTCGTGTTTAATAGTCCTGCAGACTCAACCGATAATATAAAATACTTTACATCTTTATCCAATCGTAATTTTAATAAACCAATAGACAAAAAAATTAATCTAGTAAAACGCTGCGTCGGTGTTCCTGGAGATTCATTAGAAGTACGTGATGGTTTTATTTATATTAATGGCGTAAAGAATGAATTACCAGATAGAGCAGAGTTACAGTTTAGTTATTTTGTACAGCCAAAGACCAATCAATTTAATCCACAACTGCTTAAAGAAAGGTATGATATTACAGATGATTTTGATATAATTAATCAACAAAACACTTACTATTTTTCTGCTATTTCTGATGAAGCTTTAAGTAGATTTAAAAACCATCCAAATGTTTTAAGTATCACGCCAAACAAACAAGAAAAAGGTGCGAGAGACCCAAATATTTTTCCACATCATCCTGATTATAATTGGAATAACGATTTTTTTGGACCACTTTATATTCCTGAAGAAGGAAAAACAATAGATATTAATTTAGAAGTACTTCCACTATACAAAAGGGTTATTGAAGAATATGAAGGTAATAGTCTTCGTGTTGAAGGCAATCAAATTTTTATTAATAATCAATTAGCAACCAACTATACCTTTAAGCAAAATTATTATTGGATGATGGGAGACAACCGTCATAACTCACTAGATGCGAGAGCTTGGGGTTTTGTGCCATTTAATCATGTGGTTGGAAAACCTGTATTTATTTGGATGAGTTGGGATGGTTTAAAAAACCCACGTTGGGAACGTTTCTTTACAACTGTTCATGGAAGTGGAGAACCTGTATCATATTTAATTCCATTTTTAGTACTGTTATTCGGATATTATGGATTTAAAAAATGGCGCAAACATAAAAAGGCAAATAGTTAA
- the dapB gene encoding 4-hydroxy-tetrahydrodipicolinate reductase yields the protein MKIALLGYGKMGKAIENIALERGHSIVLKINDDINNYNIKTADVAIDFSIPEAAVKNISNCLKNGVPIISGTTGWLKNYHEMVALAKERDGAFIYASNFSLGVNVFFELNKQLAKMMSNLSQYNVDIEEIHHTQKLDAPSGTAITLAEGIIENTTNKSWSLGKKNEANTIPIESKRIEAVPGTHFVNYNSNVDTISISHIAHNRQGFALGAVIAAEWIIGKTGVFTMNDVLNIG from the coding sequence ATGAAAATTGCATTACTTGGCTATGGAAAAATGGGAAAAGCTATCGAAAACATAGCTTTAGAACGAGGTCATTCTATTGTGCTTAAAATAAACGATGATATAAATAATTATAATATTAAAACTGCTGATGTTGCTATAGATTTTAGTATTCCTGAAGCAGCAGTTAAAAACATTTCTAATTGTTTAAAAAATGGTGTTCCTATTATCTCTGGAACTACTGGATGGCTAAAAAACTATCACGAGATGGTTGCTTTGGCTAAAGAGCGAGATGGTGCTTTTATTTACGCTTCTAACTTTAGTTTAGGAGTTAATGTTTTCTTTGAGTTAAATAAACAGTTAGCTAAAATGATGTCTAACTTATCTCAATATAACGTTGATATAGAGGAAATTCATCATACTCAAAAACTGGATGCACCAAGTGGCACAGCTATTACTTTGGCTGAAGGCATTATTGAAAACACAACTAATAAAAGCTGGTCTTTGGGTAAAAAAAATGAAGCTAACACCATTCCGATAGAATCAAAGCGTATTGAAGCTGTTCCAGGTACACATTTTGTAAATTACAACTCGAATGTAGATACTATTTCAATATCTCATATAGCACATAACAGACAAGGTTTTGCCTTAGGAGCAGTTATTGCTGCTGAATGGATTATTGGAAAAACTGGCGTATTTACAATGAACGATGTGTTAAATATTGGTTAA
- a CDS encoding DUF5683 domain-containing protein has product MKNKGLLLVALSLLPFVVISQNNSDILGENIVIQDTIIKDSFDPLRPSKAAFYSAILPGLGQAYNKKYWKIPIVYAALGTGIYFYADNNKDYKRYRNAYKRRLAGFSDDEFWGESTDGSPLSSPNISNDGLIRAQRTLRRNKEISLLVTIGLYALNIIDANVDAHLLQYNVDDNLAIKPHFNFNEMDATTNLGLTVGFKF; this is encoded by the coding sequence GTGAAAAATAAGGGTCTCCTTTTAGTTGCATTATCGCTACTTCCCTTCGTAGTCATCTCTCAAAATAATAGTGATATTCTTGGTGAAAACATAGTGATTCAAGATACTATTATTAAAGATTCATTTGACCCTTTACGACCATCAAAAGCAGCATTTTATTCTGCTATTTTACCAGGATTAGGGCAAGCATACAATAAAAAATACTGGAAAATCCCAATAGTCTATGCCGCTTTAGGAACGGGTATTTATTTCTATGCAGATAATAATAAAGATTATAAACGCTACCGAAATGCTTATAAACGGCGTTTGGCTGGTTTTAGTGATGATGAATTTTGGGGAGAAAGCACTGACGGAAGCCCGTTATCATCACCAAACATATCTAACGACGGTTTAATTAGAGCACAGCGTACTTTGCGCAGAAACAAAGAAATTTCATTATTGGTCACCATTGGCTTATACGCTTTAAACATTATCGACGCCAATGTAGATGCACATTTACTACAATATAATGTGGATGATAATTTGGCTATAAAACCACATTTTAACTTCAACGAAATGGATGCTACAACCAACTTAGGACTTACCGTAGGTTTTAAATTTTAA
- a CDS encoding ParB/RepB/Spo0J family partition protein, giving the protein MAKATKKQALGRGLSALLKDPSNDIQSAQDKNADKVVGNIIELELDRIEVNPFQPRTKFNEESLRELASSIKELGVIQPITVRKIAFNKYQLVSGERRFRASSLLGLKTIPAYIRIANDQESLEMALVENIQRQDLDPIEIALSYQRLIDEINLTQEQMSERVGKKRSTIANYLRLLKLDPIIQTGMRDGFISMGHGRAIINIENQVAQLEIYEKILTNKLSVRDTERLVKNYHENKEAIVPKIIETPKYIKKGVKEISEYFGHKIDVKLGKNGSGKITIPFHSEEDFNRIKKLVRREK; this is encoded by the coding sequence ATGGCGAAGGCAACAAAAAAACAAGCACTCGGTAGAGGACTTTCGGCACTTTTAAAAGATCCTAGTAACGATATACAATCTGCACAAGACAAAAATGCAGATAAAGTGGTTGGAAATATTATAGAATTAGAATTAGATCGCATTGAGGTAAATCCATTTCAACCTAGAACAAAATTTAACGAAGAATCCCTTCGTGAATTAGCTTCATCTATTAAGGAGTTAGGTGTTATTCAACCAATAACTGTTCGCAAAATTGCATTTAACAAATACCAATTAGTGTCTGGTGAGCGTCGTTTTAGAGCATCTTCATTATTAGGTTTAAAAACCATTCCTGCGTATATTAGAATTGCCAATGACCAAGAATCTCTAGAGATGGCATTGGTTGAAAATATTCAACGTCAAGATTTAGACCCAATTGAAATCGCTTTATCATATCAGCGTTTAATTGACGAAATAAATCTTACGCAAGAGCAAATGAGCGAACGTGTAGGCAAAAAACGTTCTACTATTGCCAACTACTTACGTTTATTGAAACTAGATCCAATTATTCAAACAGGAATGCGTGATGGGTTTATCTCAATGGGACATGGTCGAGCAATTATTAACATTGAAAATCAAGTTGCTCAACTTGAGATTTATGAAAAAATATTAACTAACAAATTGTCTGTTAGAGATACTGAGCGTTTAGTTAAAAACTATCATGAAAACAAAGAAGCAATTGTGCCAAAAATAATAGAAACACCTAAGTACATTAAAAAAGGTGTTAAAGAAATATCGGAGTATTTTGGTCATAAAATTGACGTTAAACTAGGAAAGAATGGTAGCGGAAAGATTACTATTCCATTTCATTCTGAAGAAGATTTTAATAGAATAAAGAAATTAGTTAGACGTGAAAAATAA
- a CDS encoding AAA family ATPase: protein MGKIIAIANQKGGVGKTTTSVNLAASLGVLEKKVLLIDADPQANATSGLGIDVENISLGTYQLLEHSCSAEECIIPTDSPNVDIIPAHIDLVAIEIELVDKEEREYMLKKAITHLKSAYDYILIDCAPSLGLLTLNALTAADAVIIPIQCEYFALEGLGKLLNTIKSVQKIHNPDLDIEGLLLTMYDSRLRLSNQVVEEVQKHFTDMVFQTIIQRNVRLGEAPSYGESIINYDVSSKGATNYLSLAKEVITKNEA from the coding sequence ATGGGTAAAATAATAGCAATCGCTAATCAAAAAGGAGGAGTTGGAAAAACAACTACCTCGGTAAACTTAGCTGCTTCACTTGGCGTTTTAGAAAAAAAAGTCCTACTTATAGATGCCGACCCTCAAGCGAATGCAACCTCTGGTTTAGGTATAGATGTCGAAAATATTTCTTTAGGAACCTATCAATTGTTAGAACATAGCTGTTCTGCCGAAGAATGTATCATTCCAACCGACTCACCAAATGTGGACATTATTCCAGCACATATAGACCTTGTGGCTATAGAGATTGAGCTGGTTGACAAGGAAGAGCGTGAATACATGCTTAAAAAAGCGATCACGCATTTAAAATCGGCTTACGACTATATTTTAATAGATTGCGCACCTTCACTAGGTTTATTAACACTAAATGCGCTTACTGCTGCTGATGCTGTTATCATCCCAATACAATGTGAGTATTTTGCACTTGAAGGTCTTGGAAAATTATTAAATACTATTAAAAGTGTTCAAAAAATACATAATCCAGATTTAGATATTGAAGGCTTGTTGCTTACTATGTACGATTCTCGATTACGACTATCTAATCAAGTAGTTGAAGAAGTACAAAAGCATTTTACCGATATGGTTTTTCAAACAATCATTCAACGTAATGTACGTTTAGGAGAAGCACCTAGTTATGGAGAAAGTATAATTAACTACGATGTAAGTAGTAAAGGAGCAACTAATTACTTAAGTTTGGCTAAGGAAGTTATCACAAAAAATGAAGCGTAA
- a CDS encoding heavy-metal-associated domain-containing protein gives MTIVKYKTNIQCTGCIKSLTPVLNNLDNIDSWKVDLESSNRILEVDLDDNDKETVFNAVKGLGFEIEEIS, from the coding sequence ATGACAATCGTAAAATACAAAACAAACATACAGTGTACGGGTTGTATAAAATCGTTGACTCCTGTATTAAACAATTTAGATAATATCGATTCTTGGAAAGTAGATCTTGAAAGTTCCAATAGAATTTTGGAAGTGGATTTAGATGATAATGACAAAGAAACCGTATTCAATGCAGTAAAAGGTTTAGGTTTTGAGATTGAAGAAATTTCATAG